GTATGTAGCATGCCGACTTCCCGAGGAACTTCGGTGATTGCCTGCTCTGGACAAACTATAGAACACCCACCACAGGAGTGACACATTTCTTCGTAAACCAACACTTCATCCTTACCAACAAAGAGAGCGTTGAATTCACAGAAATCTGCACAGTTACCACACAGTGTACAAGCATCAGCATCCACCACGGGGTGTGGTGATGTTACCGGCGTTGATTCCTTGATTTCTGTCTCAAGTAGTGTATGAGCATTGGGTTCTTCAACGTCGCAGTCCAAAAGCTTCGACGCGTTTACTGATAGAGCAAGGTTAACGGCTACAGTTGTTTTGCCCGTTCCACCTTTTCCACTAGCCACAGTAACAATCATGGCTACGTAACCACCTGCACTTGTTCAAATAAGCAATCTATGCGTGACGTGCCTGGTCACATCCATCCGTTAGCTCTTGTAAATCGCCGTCAATGTAAGACTGGACCACCTGATCCACGTCTCTACTGTTTGCCTGCAGAACTGCAATATTTTGGCTTTGAAAACTTCTCAAACCTCGTGGGCCCATTCCCTGGACGATAATCACATTTGGTTGCAGGGTAAGAACATTATCATGTGCGTGACCTCTACCACCAGCATGTTCACCACGATTGGCATGAACATCTTTGTCCATGATGTTGCCGTCTTCATCGATGTCCACTGTGGCGAAGTATGGTGCCCGTCCGAAATGTGCAGCCACTACGTTGCCATCCTGATCTTGTGAAGGAATCAGTATTCTACGATTCATCTTATCTACCTCTTCCACCGCGGCCACCCCCACCGCCTCGGCGCCTGCCTGCACCCAGACCTCTGTGAGCGGGACCCGGTGATTGTATCTCAGTTAATTCGTCTCCTTTGAAAGCTTCTATTGCGTCATTGACAGTACCAGAGGCCCCGGTAAGAATCCGAATCCCTGAACTTTGTAATGCAGAGTGAGCATTAGGTCCAACGGCTCCAGTTATTACAACCTCTGCGCCCTTTGATGCAACAGTCTGTGCTGCTTGTA
The sequence above is drawn from the Candidatus Lokiarchaeota archaeon genome and encodes:
- a CDS encoding dinitrogenase iron-molybdenum cofactor biosynthesis protein is translated as MTKVCVTASDDNLQSPIDPRFGRCTYFIIVDTDSMDVNAVKNRAASATGGAGIQAAQTVASKGAEVVITGAVGPNAHSALQSSGIRILTGASGTVNDAIEAFKGDELTEIQSPGPAHRGLGAGRRRGGGGGRGGRGR